A window of Oncorhynchus nerka isolate Pitt River linkage group LG4, Oner_Uvic_2.0, whole genome shotgun sequence contains these coding sequences:
- the LOC115124346 gene encoding smoothelin-like has protein sequence MEAGPDEGAVGAASANEASETTPSDTSSGTLTSQQLAAIEDEEVLNKLLDKAVDFDERRMIRAALRDLLKKKREKREKERGSRQDDLRQQALSKAGTGRMGMNRGQTSNHQPKSHMHSQFPASTTSSLSKTTSSMANPAIATAHQSSPVAAASNMKNVKQMLLDWCRAKTEPYEGVEIHNFSSSWSDGIAFCALVHRFFPDAFEYSILNPNARKDNFELAFSTAERLADCPPLLDVEDLLRMREPDWKCVYTYIQEFYRCLVEKGLVKTKKKL, from the exons ATGGAGGCGGGACCTGATGAGGGAGCAGTGGGGGCTGCGTCTGCCAACGAGGCCTCCGAGACGACCCCCAGCGACACGTCGTCAGGCACACTGACCAGTCAGCAGCTAGCTGCTATTGAGGATGAAGAAGTGCTGAATAAACTG TTGGATAAGGCTGTGGATTTTGATGAAAGGCGAATGATCCGCGCTGCATTGAGGGACCTGCTCAAGAAGAAGAGAG AGAAGCGAGAGAAAGAGCGGGGGTCACGGCAAGATGACCTGAGACAGCAGGCTTTGAGTAAAGCAGGCACAGGACGAATGGGAATGAACAGGGGCCAGACCAGCAATCACCAGCCTAAATCCCACA TGCACAGCCAATTTCCTGCGTCAACCACCAGCTCCTTGTCTAAGACAACTAGCAG CATGGCCAACCCAGCTATCGCAACAGCCCATCAGTCTTCCCCTGTCGCTGCAGCATCCAACATGAAAAATGTCAAGCAGATGTTACTGGATTGGTGCAGGGCCAAAACCGAACCATATGAG GGGGTGGAAATCCACAACTTCTCCTCCAGTTGGAGTGATGGCATAGCGTTCTGTGCGCTGGTGCACAGGTTCTTCCCAGATGCATTTGAGTACTCCATCCTCAACCCCAACGCACGCAAGGACAACTTTGAGCTGGCCTTCAGCACTGCAGA GAGGCTGGCAGATTGCCCCCCTCTGCTGGACGTTGAAGACTTGCTGCGGATGCGTGAGCCTGACTGGAAGTGTGTGTACACATACATCCAGGAGTTCTACCGATGCCTGGTGGAGAAAGGCCTAGTTAAAACTAAAAAGAAACTCTAA
- the LOC115124362 gene encoding solute carrier family 35 member E4-like isoform X1, translating into MCLPYRNEDEINMISTDGLSKCEATWRETGKRPQAELLHLLSAVIVWLVTGTTISSLNKWIFAVYNFRYPLLLSALHMLTAIVVDFGLIKLRMLQQNGGVDNQKDLTTRAKCKVFLLSLTFCASIAFGNVGLNYVQLSFAQMIYTTTPIFTLAISTLILGKQHHILKYTAMMPICLGASFSIMGEVQYDQTGCFFVFAATMLRGVKSIQQGILLQEEKINSVFLLYLMSIPSFCILAVAALALENWAVLESPMHYDHNLWLFILLSCLGSVMYNLASCCVITLTSAVTLHILGNLSVVGNLLLSQLLFGNEMSALSCAGVALTLSGMLIYQNSEFISNYLDARRAKARELSRVREEDIAFQPPPQNQQERVDAAGKREDKMD; encoded by the exons ATGTGTTTGCCTTACAGAAACGAGGATGAAATCAACATGATTAGCACCGATGGCCTCTCTAAATGCGAGGCGACCTGGCGCGAGACTGGGAAAAGGCCACAGGCGGAGTTGTTGCACCTTCTGTCCGCTGTCATTGTCTGGCTTGTGACGGGGACAACCATCTCCAGTCTTAACAAATGGATTTTTGCAGTGTACAACTTCAGGTACCCCTTACTGCTGTCGGCCCTGCACATGTTGACAGCGATAGTGGTGGACTTTGGGCTTATTAAACTGCGAATGCTCCAGCAAAACGGTGGGGTTGACAACCAGAAGGACCTTACCACCCGCGCCAAATGCAAGGTGTTTCTATTGAGCTTGACATTTTGTGCCAGCATCGCATTTGGCAACGTGGGTCTGAACTATGTCCAGCTGTCATTTGCCCAAATGATCTACACCACCACGCCAATCTTCACCCTGGCCATCTCCACTCTGATCCTGGGCAAGCAACACCACATCCTCAAATACACAGCCATGATGCCCATCTGTCTGGGAGCCTCGTTCAGCATCATGGGCGAGGTCCAGTACGACCAGACAGGCTGCTTCTTCGTATTCGCTGCGACAATGTTGAGAGGTGTCAAATCCATCCAGCAAG gtaTCTTGCTCCAGGAAGAGAAAATCAACTCTGTGTTCCTGCTGTACCTGATGTCTATCCCCAGTTTCTGCATCCTGGCCGTAGCTGCTCTGGCCCTGGAGAACTGGGCCGTGCTGGAGTCTCCAATGCACTACGACCACAACCTGTGGCTCTTCATTCTGCTCAGCTGCCTGGGCTCTGTCATGTACAACCTGGCCAGCTGCTGCGTCATAACCCTCACCTCTGCCGTCACCCTGCACATCCTGGGCAACCTGAGTGTGGTGGGCAACCTGCTGCTCTCCCAGCTGCTGTTCGGCAACGAGATGTCAGCGCTCAGCTGTGCCGGTGTGGCTCTTACTCTCTCTGGCATGCTCATCTACCAGAACTCTGAGTTCATCTCCAACTACCTGGATGCACGGCGAGCTAAAGCCAGGGAGCTCAGCCGAGTGAGGGAGGAGGATATTGCATTCCAACCGCCCCCCCAAAACCAGCAGGAGAGGGTAGACGCTGCCGGGAAACGAGAGGACAAgatggactga
- the LOC115124362 gene encoding solute carrier family 35 member E4-like isoform X2, which produces MISTDGLSKCEATWRETGKRPQAELLHLLSAVIVWLVTGTTISSLNKWIFAVYNFRYPLLLSALHMLTAIVVDFGLIKLRMLQQNGGVDNQKDLTTRAKCKVFLLSLTFCASIAFGNVGLNYVQLSFAQMIYTTTPIFTLAISTLILGKQHHILKYTAMMPICLGASFSIMGEVQYDQTGCFFVFAATMLRGVKSIQQGILLQEEKINSVFLLYLMSIPSFCILAVAALALENWAVLESPMHYDHNLWLFILLSCLGSVMYNLASCCVITLTSAVTLHILGNLSVVGNLLLSQLLFGNEMSALSCAGVALTLSGMLIYQNSEFISNYLDARRAKARELSRVREEDIAFQPPPQNQQERVDAAGKREDKMD; this is translated from the exons ATGATTAGCACCGATGGCCTCTCTAAATGCGAGGCGACCTGGCGCGAGACTGGGAAAAGGCCACAGGCGGAGTTGTTGCACCTTCTGTCCGCTGTCATTGTCTGGCTTGTGACGGGGACAACCATCTCCAGTCTTAACAAATGGATTTTTGCAGTGTACAACTTCAGGTACCCCTTACTGCTGTCGGCCCTGCACATGTTGACAGCGATAGTGGTGGACTTTGGGCTTATTAAACTGCGAATGCTCCAGCAAAACGGTGGGGTTGACAACCAGAAGGACCTTACCACCCGCGCCAAATGCAAGGTGTTTCTATTGAGCTTGACATTTTGTGCCAGCATCGCATTTGGCAACGTGGGTCTGAACTATGTCCAGCTGTCATTTGCCCAAATGATCTACACCACCACGCCAATCTTCACCCTGGCCATCTCCACTCTGATCCTGGGCAAGCAACACCACATCCTCAAATACACAGCCATGATGCCCATCTGTCTGGGAGCCTCGTTCAGCATCATGGGCGAGGTCCAGTACGACCAGACAGGCTGCTTCTTCGTATTCGCTGCGACAATGTTGAGAGGTGTCAAATCCATCCAGCAAG gtaTCTTGCTCCAGGAAGAGAAAATCAACTCTGTGTTCCTGCTGTACCTGATGTCTATCCCCAGTTTCTGCATCCTGGCCGTAGCTGCTCTGGCCCTGGAGAACTGGGCCGTGCTGGAGTCTCCAATGCACTACGACCACAACCTGTGGCTCTTCATTCTGCTCAGCTGCCTGGGCTCTGTCATGTACAACCTGGCCAGCTGCTGCGTCATAACCCTCACCTCTGCCGTCACCCTGCACATCCTGGGCAACCTGAGTGTGGTGGGCAACCTGCTGCTCTCCCAGCTGCTGTTCGGCAACGAGATGTCAGCGCTCAGCTGTGCCGGTGTGGCTCTTACTCTCTCTGGCATGCTCATCTACCAGAACTCTGAGTTCATCTCCAACTACCTGGATGCACGGCGAGCTAAAGCCAGGGAGCTCAGCCGAGTGAGGGAGGAGGATATTGCATTCCAACCGCCCCCCCAAAACCAGCAGGAGAGGGTAGACGCTGCCGGGAAACGAGAGGACAAgatggactga